DNA from Candidatus Binataceae bacterium:
CGTTCCCACAATCAAGCGTGCCAGGAGTTTTCCTCCCAGAAGCGAAGCGGGAGCTATCGGCGCAATCGAAAGACGCCGGCTCGTGTTCCATATTTCTTCCTCGCGCAATGCCAGCGACACGCTGAAGATCAAAGTCAGCAGAACGAACATCAGGCTGAAACCCGGGATGTTCTGCTCCAGCGCAGAGAACGATAAGTAATTGCCGGTGATGCTTCGCTCGCGCACCGTCAATAGCTCCTGGCTGAAGGGATCGCCGAGCGACGCGGTCTCGCGATCAGCAAGCAGCATCACTACTTTGACCGCGTCGAGCGCCTGCCATTGACCAGGATCGGTCAAGAGTTCGACGGTGGTGGGCTTCTCCGCAAGGTAGCGCTTGCTGAGTTCGGGCGGCAGAATGAGCGCGGCGGGAGCGTCGTTGGTTTCGGCGACTAAACGATGCGCTGTTTCGCGCGAGACCACGCGCACATCGAGATGTTCGCGGAACGCCCGGATCAGAGCAGTCGCGACGGGACCCTGGTCCTCATTGACCACGGGAAAGACGATGCCTTTCGTGCCGTCGCCGGATTGGGTGGCAGTGGCCACGAGCATTATGACGACAATCGGCACGATCATTAGGGCTACCAGCCCGAAATGGTCGCGGCTGATCAGCCGGAGATCCTTGAGCATCACGGCCAGCGTCTTCATGCC
Protein-coding regions in this window:
- a CDS encoding ABC transporter permease, which encodes MKTLAVMLKDLRLISRDHFGLVALMIVPIVVIMLVATATQSGDGTKGIVFPVVNEDQGPVATALIRAFREHLDVRVVSRETAHRLVAETNDAPAALILPPELSKRYLAEKPTTVELLTDPGQWQALDAVKVVMLLADRETASLGDPFSQELLTVRERSITGNYLSFSALEQNIPGFSLMFVLLTLIFSVSLALREEEIWNTSRRLSIAPIAPASLLGGKLLARLIVGTAQLLLLLLFGHFVYGLSLGHSPIAMIVVATATVASMTCFAAI